In Gallus gallus isolate bGalGal1 chromosome Z, bGalGal1.mat.broiler.GRCg7b, whole genome shotgun sequence, one DNA window encodes the following:
- the LOC121108356 gene encoding E3 ubiquitin-protein ligase Topors-like, with product MANRSHLQQEGPLEASDDYRCAICLDNISNMACVDPCFHRFCSGCIRRWATTRAVCPLCRQPIDRVLHTVRADDDYQEYVVGGSSSRWQRRRARERSRSRSPLRQRQSGNNGLPVRRNSTGSGQVSRADAAPSAPAASTSGEQSPPSTAERIVSPGDGASVRIGALQLPPLRIQLPNRRAQ from the coding sequence ATGGCCAACAGGAGCCATCTGCAGCAGGAAGGCCCATTGGAGGCATCAGATGACTATCGCTGCGCCATCTGCCTGGACAACATCAGCAACATGGCGTGCGTGGACCCGTGCTTCCATCGCTTCTGTTCTGGCTGCATCCGGCGGTGGGCTACCACAAGAGCTGTTTGCCCACTCTGCAGGCAGCCTATTGACCGTGTCCTGCACACGGTGAGAGCAGATGACGACTACCAGGAGTACGTAGTCGGCGGCTCATCCTCCCGTTGGCAGAGAAGAAGGGCCAGGGAGAGGTCCAGGAGCAGATCCCCGCTGCGGCAAAGACAGTCCGGGAACAACGGGCTCCCAGTGAGGAGGAACTCCACGGGCAGCGGCCAAGTGTCACGGGCTGATGCAGCTCCAAGTGCTCCTGCAGCGAGCACTTCTGGGGAGCAAAGCCCACCAAGCACAGCAGAGCGCATCGTCAGCCCTGGTGATGGAGCTTCCGTCCGCATTGGCGCGCTGCAGCTGCCACCTCTACGGATCCAGCTCCCCAATCGGAGAGCCCAGTAA